The DNA window GGAGGAAATTTGATGCCTTAATATATAATCTCCTTGTGGATGTCCAAGTTGAAGAAAATCTTTATTTATTTCATTAACAATATCTTTGGCGTACTTTCTCCATATTTTAAACGGAAAGGACTCTGTATCAATTTTTCCGGGAGAAAAATCGATAGAATAAGTAGAAACATACTTCTCCTCTTGGATAACATTCGGTATTGCTTGTTCAATTAAAGCGAGTTCCTCTAAGTTCTGAACAAAAAAACCGCGTCTTGCTTCGGAAGAAATATAGCCTTCTGCCACTAGTTGGCTGTATGCAAATTCAATTGTTGTTTGGCTAACTGCTAAGTAGTCAGCTAATTTTCTTTTCGAAGGAAGTTTAGCTCCTTCCGCTATTTTCCCCCTGATAATTGCTTCTTTAATTTCGCTATAAAGCTGTTCATATAAAGGAATTAAAGAATTTTTTTCAAGCTGAAACATAAGAAAGTCCATTCATATCACCAATCTGACCATTTCATTTTAATTGTTTCTGGCACTTTTCAAATGGTCATCTTCTATTATACTAAACTCATAACGATATGGGGGGAAATAATGATGACAACTAATTTAACTGGAACAGAACGAGTAAAACGAGGAATGGCTGAAATGCAAAAAGGTGGCGTTATTATGGACGTTATCAATGCAGAACAAGCGAGAATAGCAGAAGCAGCTGGTGCGGTAGCTGTAATGGCATTAGAACGTGTTCCATCGGATATTCGTGCAGCAGGCGGAGTTGCTCGTATGGCAGACCCACGTATTATGGAAGAGGTAATGGGTGCAGTAACTATCCCAGTAATGGCAAAAGCACGTATTGGACATATTACAGAAGCGCGTATTTTAGAAGCAATGGGCGTGGATTATATTGATGAATCTGAGGTATTAACACCTGCAGATGAAGAATATCACTTACGTAAAAGTGAATTTACAGTACCATTTGTATGTGGATGTAAAGATTTAGGGGAAGCAGCTCGTCGAATTGGAGAAGGAGCTTCGATGCTTCGTACTAAGGGAGAACCTGGAACAGGGAATATCGTAGAAGCTGTTCGTCACTTACGTAAAGTGAATGCGCATGTTCGCAAAATTGTTCATATGAATGAAGATGAGCTAATGACAGAAGCAAAAATTTTAGGAGCACCTTATGATGTGTTATTACAAATTAAACATAATGGTAAATTGCCAGTTGTAAACTTCGCGGCAGGTGGAGTTGCAACGCCAGCAGATGCTGCTTTAATGATGGAGCTTGGAGCAGATGGAGTATTTGTAGGATCAGGTATCTTCAAATCTGAAAATCCAGAGAAATTTGCTAAAGCAATCGTAGAAGCTACAACACATTACCAAGACTATAAATTACTTGTAGAAATTTCGAAAGATTTAGGAATTCCAATGAAGGGAATTGAAATTTCTCGTTTATCTGCACAAGATCGTATGCAAGATAGAGGGTGGTAAGATGGTTAAAATAGGAGTACTTGCACTTCAAGGAGCAGTAAGTGAGCATATGCGTTCCATTGAAGCATGTGGAGCAGAGGCAGTTGTCGTAAAAAGCACGAATGATTTATCTGGGGTGGACGGTTTAATTCTTCCTGGTGGTGAAAGTACTGCCATGCGCCGATTAATCGATAGATATGATATGCTTTCGCCTCTTCAAGCATTTGCTACAGCTGGAAAGCCGATGTTTGGGACTTGTGCTGGTCTTATACTGCTTTCTAAAAACCTGGTTGGATACGATTTTGCACATCTTGGTGTACTGAATGCAACGGTTGAAAGAAATTCTTTTGGAAGACAAGTGGATAGCTTTGAAACGCCGATTGAAATTAAAGATGTCGCGACTGATTTTCCAGCGGTTTTCATACGAGCACCTCATATTGTAGAGGTTGGAGTAGATGTTGAAATACTTGCCAAGTATGAAAATCGTATTGTAATGGCGAGACAAGGACATATTCTAGGATGTTCCTTTCATCCAGAGTTAACAGATGATCATAGAATTACTGCGTATTTTATAGAAATGGTAAAGGAAACACTTGCCAAAGAAGCAAACGTATAGTAAAGTATGAGTAATTTCATGATCTAAAAACGATGATAGGAAGCAGTAGCAAGCACGTCTTTTCTAGAGAGTCAGCGGTTGGTGTGAGCTGATAAAAACACTTGTGAATCCGTCCTTTGAGTTGCACGATTGAATGCTTAGTAGGTCGTGGCCGGTTGAAAAGCCGTTATTTAACAAGTGGATTTGACATATTGTCAAGTCAATCAGGGTGGCAACGCGGGTATGCTCTCGTCCCTTTTCATGGGATGGGGGCTTTTTTGTCGTTTTTTAGTTATTTTAAAGGAGGAATTACACATGTTAGATGTAAAATTTGTACGAGATCATTACGAAGAAGTAAAAGTAAAACTTGCCAAGCGTGGTGAGGACATTTCAGAATTTGATCAATTCCAACCTTTGGATCAGAAGCGTAGAGAATTAATTGCAAAAACAGAAGTTTTAAAAGCAGAGAGAAATGAGTTTTCTCAAAAAATTTCTGAGATGAAACGCAATAAGGAAAATGCGGATGATCTAATTGTTCGTATGCGTGAAGTAGGCGATGAAATTAAAGGATTGGACGATGAGTTACGTGAAGTGGAAGAAAAATTTGAACATATGATGATGCGTATTCCAAATATCCCTCATGATAGTGTTCCTATTGGTGATTCTGAAGACGATAATTTGGAAATTCGTACGTGGGGAGAAGTTCCCTCATTCGATTTTGAAACGAAAGCACATTGGGATATTGCGACGGATTTAAAAATAGTAGATTTTGAACGCGCTGCAAAAGTTACAGGAAGTCGTTTCGCTTTTTATCTTGGTTTAGGAGCAAGACTTGAGCGTGCATTAATAAATTTCATGATGGATTTACATTCTGAAGAGCACGGATATGAAGAAATGCTACCCCCTTATTTAGCAAACCGTAATAGCTTGACTGGTACTGGTCAGCTTCCGAAATTTGAAGAGGATGCATTTTTAGTAAACGAAGAGGATTATTTCTTAATTCCAACAGCAGAAGTTCC is part of the Psychrobacillus sp. FSL H8-0483 genome and encodes:
- the pdxS gene encoding pyridoxal 5'-phosphate synthase lyase subunit PdxS, coding for MTTNLTGTERVKRGMAEMQKGGVIMDVINAEQARIAEAAGAVAVMALERVPSDIRAAGGVARMADPRIMEEVMGAVTIPVMAKARIGHITEARILEAMGVDYIDESEVLTPADEEYHLRKSEFTVPFVCGCKDLGEAARRIGEGASMLRTKGEPGTGNIVEAVRHLRKVNAHVRKIVHMNEDELMTEAKILGAPYDVLLQIKHNGKLPVVNFAAGGVATPADAALMMELGADGVFVGSGIFKSENPEKFAKAIVEATTHYQDYKLLVEISKDLGIPMKGIEISRLSAQDRMQDRGW
- the serS gene encoding serine--tRNA ligase, with the translated sequence MLDVKFVRDHYEEVKVKLAKRGEDISEFDQFQPLDQKRRELIAKTEVLKAERNEFSQKISEMKRNKENADDLIVRMREVGDEIKGLDDELREVEEKFEHMMMRIPNIPHDSVPIGDSEDDNLEIRTWGEVPSFDFETKAHWDIATDLKIVDFERAAKVTGSRFAFYLGLGARLERALINFMMDLHSEEHGYEEMLPPYLANRNSLTGTGQLPKFEEDAFLVNEEDYFLIPTAEVPVTNFYRDEILDGAALPQAFTAFSACFRSEAGSAGRDTRGLIRQHQFNKVELVRFVKPEDSYEQLELLTGHAEKVLQLLGLPYRVLRMCTADLGFTAAKKYDLEVWLPSYGEYKEISSCSNFEDFQARRAGIRFRREHGAKPEYVHTLNGSGLALGRTVAAILENYQQADGTVVVPEVLVPYMGGKTVIK
- the pdxT gene encoding pyridoxal 5'-phosphate synthase glutaminase subunit PdxT, whose protein sequence is MVKIGVLALQGAVSEHMRSIEACGAEAVVVKSTNDLSGVDGLILPGGESTAMRRLIDRYDMLSPLQAFATAGKPMFGTCAGLILLSKNLVGYDFAHLGVLNATVERNSFGRQVDSFETPIEIKDVATDFPAVFIRAPHIVEVGVDVEILAKYENRIVMARQGHILGCSFHPELTDDHRITAYFIEMVKETLAKEANV